The sequence below is a genomic window from Maridesulfovibrio bastinii DSM 16055.
AGTTTTATGGGGTACCTAAAAGGTAAAAGTAGTCTTATGCTGTATGAGCAGTTTGGAAATTTAAAATTCAAGTATCGAAATAGATCGTTTTGGTGTCGAGGCTATTATGTCGACACGGTAGGTAAAAATACTGCAAAGATAAAAGAATATATCCGGCACCAACTTGAAAGTGATAAATTGGGAGATCAATTATCTCTCCCATATCCGGGTAA
It includes:
- a CDS encoding IS200/IS605 family transposase; this encodes SFMGYLKGKSSLMLYEQFGNLKFKYRNRSFWCRGYYVDTVGKNTAKIKEYIRHQLESDKLGDQLSLPYPGNPFTGRK